TAGCCACGACAGTTACATTGCAATTCCACCATCAATGCCAATGACCTGACCTGTAATGTAGCCACAGAAGTCGCTGGCCAGAAAAGCAACCATACTGGCCACATCTTCCGGTGACCCTAAGCGGTTTAAGGCGATGGAAGATACCATCTTTTCCCTGGCTTCAGAGGTTAAATGTTCCGTCATATCCGTCATAATAAAGCCTGGGGCCACCGCATTTACCGTAATATTACGGGGACCCAGCTCTTTGGCCATTGATTTGGTAAGGCCAATTAAGCCAGCCTTAGCCGCAGAGTAGTTTGCTTGACCGGCGTTACCATATTGACCCACCACCGAAGAAACATTAATAATACGACCTGAACGGGCCTTCACCATTGGTCGGGCCACTGCTTTAATGGTATTAAAAGCGGATTTTAGGTTAACTGACAATACAGAATCCCAATCTTCCTCTTTCATTCTCAGGATTAAATTATCCCGGGTAATCCCTGCATTATTCACTAGGATGTTAACTTTTCCAAACTCCGCCAACGTAGCAGCCACCATTTCCTGTACCTGTTGGGCATCTGATACATCTGCTTTGTAAACTAATACCCGTCGACCCATCTCACGAATGGCAGCGGCGGTTTCTTCCGCAGCCTCAGTACGACCAGCATAGTTTACCACGATATCTGCCTGGGCTCCGGCCAGGGCCAGGGCAATGGCTTTACCGATTCCCCGAGATGCTCCAGTGACAATAGCAACTTTACCATTCAGAAACATTTTAGCCAACCTCCTTGAACAGTGCAAGGACTTTTTCCAAGCTTGCCAAATCTTCCAGGTTGCTAGTGGTTATTTCCTTAGAAATTTTCTTAACCAAACCGCAGAGAACTTTACCTGGTCCTAATTCCACCAAGGTATTAATTCCCTCAGTAGCCATCCTTTGAATGCTGTCTTCCCAAAGAACTGCACCGGATACCTGTTTAGCCAGGGACTGTTTTACTTCTTGTACTGTCCTTACATAATCAGCACTGACATTGGCTATAACTGGAATTGCCGGATCACAAATCTCTATTTCTTCCAGTATTGGGGCTAGTCTTTCACCTGCCGGGCGCATAAGACTGGAATGGAAAGGACCACTGACAGCTAGGGCAATGGCTCTTTTGGCACCAGCGGCACGGCACAGCTCCATTGCCTGCTGTAATGCTTCTTGTTCCCCGGCTATAACCACTTGACCTGGGCAGTTGAAATTTACTGGTTCAACCACCCCATGGGACGAGGCCTCCAGGCAACAGGCAACTACCTTCTCTCTGGCCAAACCAAGAACCGCTGCCATTCCACCGGACCCAACAGGAGCCGCCTCCTGCATAAACAGGCCCCTCTGACGAACAACCTTAACGGCATCCGAAAAATGGACTGAACCGGCGGCCACCAGGGCAGAGTATTCGCCCAGACTGTGCCCGGCCAGCACCGAGGGAAGTATGCCGCATTCCTGTTGCAACACCCTCAGGGCTGCCACACTAACTGCCAATAGGGCAGGCTGAGTATTCACAGTGCTATTGAGTTCTTCAACTGGTCCCTCAAAGCATAATTTTGTTAATCCAAAGCCTAACGAATCGTCTGCCTCTTCCATGGTTTCACGAACTACTTGAAAGTTATTATATAACTCCCTGCCCATGCCCACATACTGGGAACCCTGGCCCGGGAAAACAAATGCTACCTTAGTCAATTTCTAAAATTCACCTCCAGCTAACCGCGCTAATACTTGCTCTGCACCACCAATAATTTCCTGAATGATCTCTTCGGCCGGTTCTATTTTTTTAACCATACCACAAATCTGCCCAGCCATTACAGAACCTTGCTGGATATCACCTTCTACCATGGCCATGCGAAGACGTCCAACCCCCAATTTCTCCAATTCTTCAAGGGAAGCACCCTGACGCTCTCTCTCTTCAAAATGCCTAGTCAGCTTATTACGAATAACCCGTACCGGGTGCCCTGTACTACGGCCAGTAACAACGGTTTCGCGGTCTCTGGCTTTAATCAAGATGTTTTTTACATTATCGTGGACGGTACATTCCGTAGCACACATGAAACGTGTACCCATTTGAATCCCCTGTGCACCTAGGGCCAACGCAGCTACCAATCCTCTGCCATCAAAGAAACCTCCTGCGGCAATAACCGGAATGTCTACGGCATCCACCACCTGGGGAACCAGTGGCATGGTATGCAGTTCTCCAATGTGACCCCCGGATTCTCCTCCCTCGGCAATCAAGGCATCCACCCCAGCTTTAGCCATACGCTGGGCTAGGGCCACAGAGGGAACAACAGGTATCACCTTAGTACCAACCTCTTTCAATGCGGGAACATATTTTCCGGGGTTGCCTGCACCAGTGGTAACCAGCGAAACCCTTTCATCAATAATTAATTGCATGTTTTGTTCCACAAAGGGGGACATCAACATAATGTTAACCCCAAAGGGTTTGTTCGTTAGTTTTTTGGCCAACCAAATCTGTTCCTCCAACCACTCGGTTGGCGCATGACCAGACCCAATAATGCCAAGTCCACCAGCTTCTGATACCGCAGCAGCCAGCTCAGCAGTGGAGACCCAGGCCATACCCCCTTGCAAAATTGGGTACTCAATCCCTAGTAAATCACACAATTTCGTTTTTATCTTCAAGTACCTATCCCTCCCTGTCTCTCCACTTCAGTACAACTCCACCAGAGGTTAAACCAGCCCCAAAGGCCACCATCACAAGGTTATCTCCAGCCTTCACACGACCCGAATGAACGGCTTCGGCCAGAGCAATGGGTATAGAAGCAGAAGAGGTGTTTCCATAGCGATCTAAATTCACAGCCACTTTATCCATTGGCAAACGTAATTTTTTAGCAGCGTGCTCAATAATCCGCATGTTGGCCTGGTGTGGAATTAACAGATCAATATCACTCAGTTCCAAATTTGCTGCCTTTAAAAGGGTTAAGGACGCTTCCTCCATTACCCGTACTGCATAGCGAAAAACTTCTTTACCATTCATGTGTATGTAATGCAGCTTTTTCTCAACAGTGACCGGATCCGCAGGCATTTTTGAACCACCAGCCGGGATATACAGGTGTTCCCAACCTGCTCCCTCAGCACTCAACTTGCTGGCCAAAACTCCTTCATCAGAACTCACTGGTCCCACCACAACGGCCCCTGCACCATCACCAAATAAAACACAAGTATTCCGATCATCCCAGTTTACCACCTTCGACAAAACCTCAGAACCAATAACAAGAACATGTTTCATGGCTCCGGTAGCAATAAACTGTGTCGCAATACTAAGACCATATACAAAACCAGAACAACCTGCTTCTAGGTCAAAGGCCCCCGCCTTTGTTGCACCTAGTTCCTGTTGAACCAGACAGGCCCCTGCGGGTATGATCATATCCTTAGAACAAGTAGTTAATATAATTAAGTCCAGTTCCTCCGGCTTTATCCCGGCATGCTCCAGCGCCCTTCTGGATGCTATGGTTGCCAGATCCGACGTGGATTTTCCTGGTTCGGCTATTCTACGTTCCTTTATCCCGGTACGGGACTTTATCCATTCGTCACTGGTATCCACTATTTTTTCTAACTCTTTATTGGTAAGTATTCGTTCAGGCACATAACTCCCCACACCTAGGATGCCCGCTCGAATCAGGTGGTTGGGCATTTACTCCTCTACCCCCTTATCATTTTCCAAACTTTCTTTAATGGCTGGAACCAGACCCTGTTCCACAGTTTCCTTTGCCACTCGCAGGGCATTTTTAATAGCTCTAGCCCTCGAACTCCCATGACAAATCACCGAGACACCATTGACACCCAGTAGAGGTGCACCTCCATATTCAGCATAATCCATGCGCCGCTTAAAACTACCCAGCATATGCATAATGCGCTCATTACCGATAATATCTTCAAGTCTGCCCAATTCTTGCTTAAACATCCCCAGTATGCTCATGGCCAAACCCTCGGCAGATTTTAAAATAACGTTTCCTACAAAGCCGTCGCATACAGCCACATCACTGCCACCTAGGAAAAGGTCTCTGCCTTCAACATTCCCTACAAAGTTAATACTAGTTTTCTGTAACATTTGATAGGAGGCAATTGTCAATTCATTGCCCTTGGTTTCTTCAGCTCCAATATTTACAAGACCAACCTTTGGTGAAGGAAGCCCTAGGACCCTTTCCGCATAGAGGGATCCCATAACAGCAAACTGCTTTAAATGCTTAGGACGACAATCTACATTGGCACCGGCGTCTAACAGCACCACTACACCCTTTGCGGTTGGCAGTAATGTACTGATGGCCGGACGGTCTACACCGGAAATTCGACCTAAAATAAATAAGGAAGAAGCCATTTGAGCTCCTGTGCTTCCCGCAGAAACCACAGCATCAGCAACACCTTCCTTAACCAGTTGGGTTGCCACAACAATGGATGAGTTCTTCTTTTTACGAATGGCACTAACAGGATGTTCTTCCATTCCTACCACCTCCGGTGCGTGAACAATGGAAATTAAACCTCCTGCTTCATCCCCATCCAGTTCCTTTTGTATTTTTTCCTGGTCCCCAACCAATAGAATATGGACCCCTAATTCTTGGGCTGCATCCCTAGCACCCCGAATAATCTCCATAGGTGCATGATCGCCACCCATTGCGTCCAAAGCTATCTTTATCACTGGTTCCCCTCCTCTTCCAGGGCAAATACCGTATAAACCCCTTCAAAAACCTCTGATCCTTCCACCCGGGAAATAACCCTGACTATAGTTTTGTTTCCTGTTTGACGACTAATTTCTGCCCGACAAATAACCATATCCCCCACTTTAACCTGATGTTTAAAGCGTACTCTGGCGGCGCCTGTTAAAGCAATCTCTGCGTCAATTATAGCCACAGCCAATGAGTTTGCCTGGGCAAATAAGTGGTGACCCCTTGCTACTAAATTTTTCCGAAAGGCCATTTCTGGCGTAATCCTTAAATGGGATACACCAAAACGTCCCACTTTAATTTCCTGCAGATCCCCAACCAACTCGTCGCTCCCCAGCGAGCGAACGAAATCATTGGTTTTCAAGGCAGTTTTCATCCGCTCCCGCAATTCAGGAATATTTAGTTCAGACCTATCCAATCGTATGGTCTGAATGCTAACCCCAAATAACCTTGCCAGTTCCTCATCCTTAAGAAGAGGATTATGCTCAAGACATATAGCTAATTCTTTTTGTCTATGATTTTTTCCGCTGCCACGTCTAGCCATGCAACCACCACTACATAATTAGTACCTGGTACTAATTATAACCAGATACCTTCTTGATTGCAAATCATTTCTTTTATTTCTCCTAAAAAATGTAAAAACCCTTTCTCTAATTAGAGAAAGGGTTGCTTTAACATTACTTGTTAGCAGCGATTACTTCACGGTTTTTGTAGTAACCACATTCAGGGCAGAGATGATGCGGTTGGATTAGCGCATGGCACTGCGGGCAGGCTACCAGGCTGGGGGCTTCTAATTTCATGTTCATAGCCCGGCGCTGTCTTCCCCGGTGCTTAGCAAGTTTCCTTTTCGGTACACCCATTTTCTTACACCCCCTTCAAAAAGTAAAAACTTATTGTTGTAATTTTTTAAGTATGGCTAATCTTGGGTCAATGGTTTCATTTTCGCAGTCACACTGCTTTATATTCAGGTTGCACCCGCACCCTTGGCATAAACCACGGCAATCAGGTGAACAAACCACCCTCATGGGTATTTCCATTAACAACGACTTAATGACTTCCGGTTCAATGTTTAGGACATCCCCATCGAACCCAATTATTTCGCCATCGGGATCTTGATGACCATTGCTCTTGCCATAGATCTCATCGATTGTTCCCTGTATTGTAAGTTGCACAGGTTCTAAACAACTTACACAGTCACTGCTAACCACCGCTCTGGTCTGTCCCTTTACCAGAAATTGATTATTCTGGTTTATAACTTCTCCAGATACCTCCACAGCTCCAACAAATGAAAACCTTTGGCCGCTTACCGCCACACTGTCAATTTGCTCACTGACATGAAAGCTTATTTTCTCACCAGGGGCGTTCCTAATTTTTAGGATATTAATGATCACTTGTTACAAGTCACCTCGATTAACAAAATTCATTATATAAAGCGGGTAATTATTTGTCAAGGAAAATTACTGTATAATGGTAAACTGCTTTCTATGGTCTAAAGTAAAGCATTTCCATTTATATATATTCTAGGACTAATCCATGCAAAAATAACGGGGTGATACCAATTTTCTTTAAAATCCGCCGTCGGCTCACCAGAGTAAACAAGCAAGAATACGCTTCCCTTTTTTGGATAGGACTGGTCATCTTATTTATTTGGGGAATGGTTATTCAGCCAAAAATTGTCTATGAAGGTTCGCTAAGCGGTTTGAAAGCTTGGTGGAATATTGTTTTCCCATCCCTTTTACCTTTTTTTATTGTCTCAGAAATTTTAATGAAATTAGGTCTGGTTCATTTTATGGGAGTATTGTTAGAGCCCATCATGCGACCGCTATTTAACGTTCCCGGGACCGGCGCCTTTGTTATGGTCATTGGTTTTACTAGCGGTTTTCCCATTGGCAGCATGGTTACTGCTAACCTTCGCAAAGATAACCTCTGCACCCAACTTGAAGCCGAACGATTAATAAGCTTTACTAATAATTCCAGTCCTCTGTTTATGCTGACCGCAGTGGCTGTTGGCATGTTTGGGCGTCCTGAGCTAGGAGTTGTCATTGCCGGATCCCATTATTTGGCTAATTTAGTCCTAGGGCTTTTACTACGCTTTTACGGTCCTAATGAGAGGAGCCTTATCGAAACCCCCGTCTCCAACCGTAGTATTAAAAACGCCTTCAAGGTATTGCTCTCTGGGGCTAAAGGAGGACCACCCCTGGGGCAACTTCTTGGAGAAGCCGTCGCCTCCTCTGTCAGCAAACTGTTGAACATCGGTGGGTTCATCATATTATTTGCAGTTATTATTCGACTACTCAGCCACTCGGGTATCATTGATCTTTTGGCCTCTATTTTGGGCCTGTTATTAATGCCACTGGGGATGTCTCCAGAAATATTGCAGGCCTTGGCCAGCGGCCTATTTGAAATGACCATTGGTACTAAGATGGTTGCTGAAGCCAATGCTTCAGAATTGCATAGATTAATGGCAGTGGCAATGATTTTGGGTTGGAGCGGGTTTTCAATTCATGCCCAAGTGGCATCCATGATTGCAAAGACCGATATTCGAATGGGAATATTTGTTTTTACCCGGATGGCCCATGCATCACTGGCAGCATTTTTTACTTGGTTGTTCTATGAACCACCGGGAAATTCTGCTACTCTGGTGGTGCCTTCACTGGCACCAGTGATCCATGAATTTTTCCACTCGCCCTTATTCATCCTGATAGCCTCACTGTTATTAATGTTTGTTGCTCTGGTTTCTTTAATTATTTTAGGTATTTTAGTACACCTGCTTTCGCACTTTTATAAAAAAATACTGACACTCCATTGATCAAAATTCCCCCTTCAAAAAAGGTATTAGACCTATGGCTGTGGAAACAATAGTACATACTTAACATCTTTTAGCGTTCAGTTGGCATGGCAAAATGCTGTCCTATTTCCATGCAGGGATGGTGAAGTCAATGGCGGATTTATCCCCATTATTTACAGTAAATTCTGTAGCAATAATCGGGGCTTCTAAGAAGGCCGGTAAAGTCGGTAACGTGTTAATGAAGAATGTTATTAACAGCGGTTTTACCGGAAAAATATTTCCAGTTAATCCAAATGAATATGAAATCGAAGGTTTAACTTGTTTTTCAACATTGAGTGAGATTCCCAATCAAATTGACTTGGCTGTTGTATGCGTTCCTGCCCTCAATTGCCCAGAGGTATTAGAAGAATGTGGAAAACATAGCATTAAGAATGCTGTGGTTATTTCTTCTTATTTTAGTGAAATCGGTCCCGAAGGTCTTCAGTTAGAAAAAAGACTGGTTTCTATTTGCAAAAAATATGGTATACATTTACTTGGCCCTAACTGCGAAGGCATGATGGACACTAGAATCCCGCTAAATGCATCCATTTCACCGTCTTTTCCAAAGCGAGGAGATATCGGTTTCATATCCCAGAGTGGCGCAATGTTATTATCTATTATGGACTGGTCCAGAACAGTCAGTTTAGGCTTTAGTCGGGTCTTTAGCTTGGGTAACAAAGCCGATGTAAGTGAAACAGACTTAATTAAATGTCTGGCCAATGACCCCCTAACAAAAGTCATCCTTTGTTATATTGAAGACGTTCAAAAGGGTAAAGAATTTTTAGAGGTAGCCAGTAAAGCTACCAAAAAAAAGCCTGTGATAATATTAAAATCCGGCACAAGCCAGGCAGGTACTTTGGCAGCTTCTTCTCATACCGGTGCACTGGTAGGAAGTGACCTGGCCTATGAGACAGCTTTTACCCAGGCTGGCATATTACGGGCCCGGACAATGACCGAATTATTCGACCTTGCTACCTGTTTCTCCTACCAACCCTTACCCCAGGGGGACCGGGTAGCCATTGTTACCAATGCTGGGGGGGCTGGTATTGTAGCCTCAGATACCATTGAAAATACTGGTCTGTCCATGGCGCGCTTTGAAAAGGAAACCTTGGATAACTTACGAGAACTTCTTCCTACGGAAGCAAATATTTATAATCCTATTGATGTTGTTTTCGATGCCAAAGCAGACCGCTATGCCTTCGCACTGGAAACCATATTAAATGACCCTAATGTGGACAGTGTGGTTATTTTGGTCTGCCCCACCGCAGCAGCAGACCCAGAGAACATCGCAGGTAAAATTATTGAATTACATAACAAACACCCGGATAAACCAGTATTTGCTGCCTATATGGGCGGGTTCGCACTGGCTGAAGGAGTAAAAATGCTCACCAGAGCAAAAATACCCACCTTCACTTTTCCCGAACCTGCCATTCACAGTATATCAGGCATGGTGAAGTACGCCCGCCATTCAGATCATGAAACAGAGGGTGAAGAAATTTCATACAATGACATAGACCCTAACCAGGTAAAGGCTGTTTTCTATGATGTCATTCGTGATCGTCGCAGCGTTCTCCTAGGAAGCGAAGCGGCAGTTGTGGCAGAAGCCTACGGAATTTCCACCGCTCCCATAAAATTAGCTATTACTCCAGAGGAAGCCATATCCCTGGCCGATACCATGGGGTACCCGGTTGTATTGAAGATAGCTTCACCAAAAATCATGCACAAAAGTGATGTCGGCGGCGTAAGAATTGGTTTGAATAACGCAGATGAAGTACACTCTGCATTTATCGATATTATTGAGAATGTACAACGGTATCTCCCCAGTGTTATTCCCCATGGTATTGAGGTTAGCAAGATGATGCCAAAGGGTACCGAACTTATAGTTGGCATGACACGAGATGTACAGTTTGGGCCACTTATCGCCTTTGGACTGGGAGGTATTTACGTTAACCTCCTCAAGGATGTCTCCTTTCGTCTGGCCAAGGGAATAACCCATGCAGAAATTGCTTCTATGATAGCAGAAACAAAGGCCTCTACCCTTTTGCGGGGCTTCCGCGGTGAAAGGCCTGCAGATCTTATGAGTCTTATTGATATGGTAGCCCGGGCAGCTAAATTAATTTCTGATTTTGATGAAATAAGCGAACTGGAAATCAATCCGCTTTTTGCCTATCCAGACGGCTATGTCGCCCTGGATATTAAAATAACTATTGATCTGTAAACTTTATATCATTCAACAGCGAGGTGTTATTTGTGAAAAACCTCTATATAATGGGTTCTGCCGGAAGTGGTAAGACTGCTTTAGCTGTGGGACTAGCTTTTAAGTTTCAACAACAAGGCTTTAAGGTAGCTTATTTTAAGCCAGTGGGAACCTCCGCTGCAACCACCAAGGCCGATGAAGATGTCATCTTAATGAAAGAGTTATTAAAAATGGATATACCCCTTGAGGTCATCTCACCGACCATGGCCAGTCCTTTTTATTTGTCCAGGGGCAATTGTTCCAGCGAAATGCTACATACAATTAAGGAAACCTTTATGAAGGTCTCCGAGGGGGCAGACATCGTGATCATCGACAGCTCACTATTCCCCCACGTAATGTGTACAGTTGGTTTAGATTCCGCTTCTCTAGCAGCCAAATTAAATGCCTCTGCCCTAAATTTGATTAATGCTAAGAATGATTATAGTTTGGACGAATTGGTTTTCTTTAATAAATATATCCAGGATAGAGGCGTCAGCATTCTTGGCAATATTTTTACTCATGTACCAAAGCCCCTTTGCGCCAAAATTGAAGGGATCTATAAACCTTTGTTAGATGAATTAGGCCTGCAAACCCTGGGAATTATTCCAAAGGTAAGAGAATTATCTTCTCCTTCAGTGGCTCAGATCTACGAATTGTTAGGTGGGGAATTATTAACCGGGAACCAAAACCTTGATCTTTTAACCGAGGATATCGTGGTTGGAGCGATGACCATCGAAAGCGCCCTAGGCTATATGCGGCGGTCAAACAACAAAATTTTCATCATAGGTGGTGACCGTGCTGATATGGCTTTAGCCGCTCTGGAGACTAGCACGTCGGTCATCATTTTAACCGGGGGACTTTATCCCGATGTAAAGGTTATCAGCCGCGCAATTGAAAAGGGTGTGCCCGTATTGTTGGTCCATTATGATACTTATAATACAATTGAACGTTTAAGTGAGCTGTCCGGTCGTATTACACCAAACAATGAAGATTGTATTAATAAGGCAATTGAAAATGTAGAACGCTATTGTGATTGGCAAAGTATTATAAAAGGATTAAAATAAAGAAATGGTTGGCAAATTTTGCCAACCATTTCTTTATTACTTACATAATAAAATCGGAACTAATCAAACTTATTAAATAACTAGTTACTTTCTCAGTTCATCTCTTCCTTGCTGAATTTCTTCAAGCATCTTGCTTAAATTACCCTCCAAGGACTGTAGAATTTCATCAGCATATCCTCTGGCACCATGACGAATCTGTGCTGCAACTTCTTCTGCTCGTTTAATCGTTTCTTGGCCCAATAGTTCCGCCTTTTTAACAATTTCATGGTCTTCTGCCCTTTGTTCTATCTCTCTTGACACATCTTCCAGCATCCGCTGGGCTTCTTTTTTAGACTCAGACAATACCTTGTCTCTTTCTTTGACAAGCCACTTTGCCTGGCGAACTTCTTCAGGAAGCGAGGTGCGAATGCGATCAAGGTAGTCCAATACCTTATTTTCGTCTACCATGACTCGTTTGGTCATTGGCACCTTGGGGCTCTCCTCAATGAGTTCCTCCAGCTCATTCAGGATATTAAAGAGCTCCACAGTTATATCCCTCCTTGGTTATTTACCATAGCCATATTTGTCTTGTATTTTTTGAGCTACAATCTCTGGAACCATACCACTTAAGGAGCCTTTAAATGAGGCCACTTCCTTAACCGTTGTGGAACTAATGAAAGAATATTCTGCCCTGGTCATCAGATAAACAGTTTCAAGATCTGGTGCCAATTTTTTATTGGTTAAGGCAAAAATAAATTCATTTTCAAAATCTGAAAAGGCCCTAAGCCCGCGTACAATGGCAATGGCCCCCTGTTGCAATGCATAGGTTACGGTAAGGCCGTCAAAGGTGTCCACAACAATATTCGGATATTTTTTCAGAACATTTTTCAATATTTCAACCCGCTCCTCCACCGAGAAAAGCGGTTTTTTTTGTGCATTTTTCGCCACTGCAACAATAAGACGATCAAAAAGTCCCACAGATCGTTCTACGATATCCATGTGTCCATTGGTAACTGGGTCAAAACTACCGGGGTAAACTCCTATACGCATCCATATTCCTCCTCAACTGGGAAGCCTATAGAATGTCAACGCTGTATCGCCATACCGTTCTCTTCGAGTTGCGGTTAGATTTCCCACTAGATCCGGCGGCAGGTCCTTTTGGTCACTTTCCACCACCAATATCCCATCACTGCTAAGCAGATGACACTCTTGAATTTTTTCTAGCGTAGGTACTTCAAAGCCTTTTTTATAGGGAGGATCAATAAAAATCAAATCAAAGGTTTCCTTTTTCCTTCTCATTATTAGGGTGGCCTGGCTTACATCAACCGTTAGTACCTCCGCC
This genomic interval from Desulforamulus reducens MI-1 contains the following:
- a CDS encoding phosphotransacetylase family protein produces the protein MKNLYIMGSAGSGKTALAVGLAFKFQQQGFKVAYFKPVGTSAATTKADEDVILMKELLKMDIPLEVISPTMASPFYLSRGNCSSEMLHTIKETFMKVSEGADIVIIDSSLFPHVMCTVGLDSASLAAKLNASALNLINAKNDYSLDELVFFNKYIQDRGVSILGNIFTHVPKPLCAKIEGIYKPLLDELGLQTLGIIPKVRELSSPSVAQIYELLGGELLTGNQNLDLLTEDIVVGAMTIESALGYMRRSNNKIFIIGGDRADMALAALETSTSVIILTGGLYPDVKVISRAIEKGVPVLLVHYDTYNTIERLSELSGRITPNNEDCINKAIENVERYCDWQSIIKGLK
- the coaD gene encoding pantetheine-phosphate adenylyltransferase, yielding MRIGVYPGSFDPVTNGHMDIVERSVGLFDRLIVAVAKNAQKKPLFSVEERVEILKNVLKKYPNIVVDTFDGLTVTYALQQGAIAIVRGLRAFSDFENEFIFALTNKKLAPDLETVYLMTRAEYSFISSTTVKEVASFKGSLSGMVPEIVAQKIQDKYGYGK
- the rsmD gene encoding 16S rRNA (guanine(966)-N(2))-methyltransferase RsmD, with the protein product MRIIAGTARGRKLKSPKGMTTRPTSDRVREALFNILSSYVPGSRFLDLFSGTGAVAIEALSRGAEKATLVERDKNTARIIYDNLRMCNVLDKAEVLTVDVSQATLIMRRKKETFDLIFIDPPYKKGFEVPTLEKIQECHLLSSDGILVVESDQKDLPPDLVGNLTATRRERYGDTALTFYRLPS